A region from the Aliarcobacter thereius LMG 24486 genome encodes:
- a CDS encoding serine hydroxymethyltransferase: MKYITSDSLEIADKEVFDIVEAELVRQTNHLEMIASENFTSPAVMQVMGSVFTNKYAEGYPYKRYYGGCEQADKVEQLAIDRVCKIFDCKFANVQPHSGSQANGAVYAALLKAGDRILGMDLSHGGHLTHGSKPSFSGQNYSAFYYGVELDGRINYDKLEEIAKTVMPKIIVCGASAYAREIDFKRFKEVANKVGAILFADIAHIAGLVAAGEHMSPFPYADVVTTTTHKTLRGPRGGVIMTNDEDIAKKVNSAIFPGLQGGPLMHVIAAKAIAFKEVLDPKWKDYAKQVKANAKVLADVLIKRGYDIVSDGTDNHLVLVSFLNKPFSGKDADAALGNAGITVNKNTVPGETRSPFVTSGIRIGSPALTARGMKEKEFEFIANKICDVLDNIEDSSLQAKISKELESLANQFIIYSKSTY; this comes from the coding sequence ATGAAGTACATAACGAGCGATAGTTTAGAGATAGCTGATAAAGAGGTATTTGATATAGTAGAGGCTGAGCTAGTAAGACAGACGAATCATCTAGAGATGATAGCAAGTGAGAATTTTACAAGTCCAGCAGTAATGCAAGTAATGGGTTCAGTTTTTACAAACAAATATGCAGAGGGTTATCCATATAAAAGATATTATGGTGGATGTGAACAAGCTGATAAAGTTGAACAATTAGCTATTGATAGAGTTTGTAAAATATTTGATTGTAAATTTGCAAATGTTCAACCACATAGTGGATCTCAAGCAAATGGTGCAGTTTATGCAGCATTACTTAAAGCAGGAGATAGAATTTTAGGAATGGATTTATCTCATGGTGGGCATTTAACTCATGGAAGTAAACCAAGTTTTTCTGGTCAAAACTACTCAGCATTTTATTATGGAGTTGAACTTGATGGAAGAATCAATTATGATAAATTAGAAGAGATTGCAAAAACTGTTATGCCAAAAATAATTGTATGTGGAGCAAGTGCTTATGCAAGAGAGATTGATTTTAAAAGATTTAAAGAAGTAGCAAATAAAGTTGGTGCTATTTTATTTGCTGATATTGCACATATTGCTGGATTAGTTGCAGCAGGTGAGCATATGAGTCCATTTCCTTATGCTGATGTTGTAACAACAACAACTCATAAAACTCTAAGAGGACCAAGAGGTGGAGTTATTATGACAAATGATGAAGATATTGCTAAAAAAGTAAATAGTGCAATATTCCCAGGACTTCAAGGTGGACCACTTATGCATGTAATTGCTGCAAAAGCTATTGCATTTAAAGAAGTTTTAGATCCAAAATGGAAAGATTATGCAAAACAAGTAAAAGCAAATGCTAAAGTATTAGCTGATGTTCTTATTAAAAGAGGATATGATATAGTGAGTGATGGAACAGATAATCACTTGGTTTTAGTATCATTTTTAAATAAACCTTTCTCAGGTAAAGATGCAGATGCTGCTTTAGGTAATGCTGGAATTACTGTAAATAAAAATACAGTTCCAGGAGAAACAAGAAGCCCATTTGTAACTTCAGGTATTAGAATTGGTAGTCCAGCATTAACTGCTCGTGGAATGAAAGAGAAAGAGTTTGAGTTTATTGCAAATAAAATTTGTGATGTTTTAGATAATATTGAAGATTCTTCTTTACAAGCTAAAATTAGTAAAGAACTTGAATCTCTAGCTAATCAATTCATTATCTACTCTAAATCAACTTATTAG
- the ispG gene encoding flavodoxin-dependent (E)-4-hydroxy-3-methylbut-2-enyl-diphosphate synthase produces MIKRYPTKQISVGNVKIGGDAPVSVQSMTYTKTSNIKETVEQINRLHFAGADIVRVAVPHIEDANALKEIKKQVSLPIVADIHFHYKLALIAAEVVDCIRINPGNIGDKKRVAEVVKACQARNIPIRIGVNCGSLEKQFEDKYGQTPEGMVASAEYNIKYLEDLGFTDIKVSLKASDVQRTVQSYRLLRPKNNYPFHLGVTEAGTQFHSTIKSSIALGSLLLDGIGDTLRVSMTGELEEEIKVGRGILKDVGLVKDGLNIISCPTCGRIEADLVSAVAQIEKRTAHIKTPLDVSVMGCVVNAIGEAKSADVAIAFGKGSGLVMKKGEIIAKLSGEALINKFVEEVEFEAKRKI; encoded by the coding sequence ATGATAAAAAGATACCCAACAAAACAAATAAGTGTAGGAAATGTAAAAATAGGTGGTGATGCACCAGTTTCCGTACAATCAATGACATATACTAAAACATCAAATATAAAAGAGACAGTTGAGCAAATAAATAGACTTCATTTTGCAGGAGCTGATATTGTAAGAGTTGCAGTTCCACATATTGAAGATGCAAATGCTTTAAAAGAGATTAAAAAACAGGTTAGTTTACCAATAGTTGCTGATATACATTTTCACTATAAATTAGCTTTAATAGCTGCTGAAGTTGTGGATTGTATAAGAATTAATCCAGGAAATATAGGAGATAAAAAAAGAGTAGCAGAAGTGGTAAAAGCTTGTCAAGCTAGAAATATTCCAATAAGAATTGGAGTAAATTGTGGAAGTTTAGAAAAACAATTTGAAGATAAATATGGGCAAACTCCTGAAGGAATGGTTGCAAGTGCTGAGTACAATATAAAATATCTTGAAGATTTGGGTTTTACAGATATAAAAGTATCTTTAAAAGCAAGTGATGTACAAAGAACTGTGCAATCATATAGACTTTTAAGACCAAAAAATAACTATCCATTTCATTTAGGTGTAACTGAAGCTGGAACACAATTTCACTCTACAATAAAATCTTCAATAGCTTTAGGAAGTTTATTACTTGATGGAATTGGAGATACTTTAAGAGTTTCAATGACAGGAGAACTTGAAGAAGAGATAAAAGTAGGGCGAGGAATTTTAAAAGATGTTGGACTTGTAAAAGATGGTTTAAATATTATTTCTTGTCCAACTTGTGGAAGAATTGAAGCTGATTTAGTAAGTGCAGTTGCCCAAATAGAAAAAAGAACAGCACATATAAAAACTCCTTTAGATGTTTCAGTTATGGGATGTGTTGTAAATGCTATTGGAGAAGCAAAAAGTGCTGACGTTGCTATTGCTTTTGGAAAAGGAAGTGGGCTTGTTATGAAAAAAGGTGAAATTATTGCAAAACTAAGTGGAGAAGCTTTAATAAATAAGTTTGTTGAAGAAGTTGAGTTTGAGGCAAAAAGAAAAATATAA
- a CDS encoding anthranilate synthase component I family protein — MNFFSKTLFLDQFTPVSIYEKAKVLYPKELSFLFESTISSKNDGNFSYIIIGARERIWYKNNECFFKDENNKITKVDNNPLLFLKKYYKNFDKQIYKDKAKELGISLIDGFIGNVAYDIAKEFEKKLKPSMNSLKDELNIPDFDLIRPKIILAFSHKTSKLTILTSMKSLKDEIENIENELLKPYIYTPLKKAEIIDEGKFQFSKDEFFSMIEKAKEKILCGDVFQLLMSNRFTQKAIVDHLSFYRALRSKNPSPYLYLLEFEDFSIAGSSPEVMVRLVDGHLLLRPIAGTRKRGSTLEKDLEMENELINDKKERAEHLMLVDLGRNDIGRVARAGTVKVSDLMRIERYSHVMHIVSDVEAILDDKYDMFDLFMAVFTAGTMTGAPKIRAMELIAEFEGVKRNFYSGSVAYFGFDGNMDSAITIRTSFITKDKIIFQAGAGIVADSNNEDEYLEVQNKLAANIATLKDLS, encoded by the coding sequence ATGAATTTCTTTAGTAAGACACTTTTTTTAGACCAATTCACTCCCGTTTCAATTTATGAGAAAGCTAAAGTTCTTTATCCAAAAGAGCTTAGCTTTCTATTTGAAAGTACAATAAGTTCAAAAAATGATGGAAATTTTTCTTATATAATTATTGGTGCTAGAGAAAGAATTTGGTATAAAAACAATGAATGTTTTTTTAAAGATGAAAACAATAAGATAACTAAAGTAGATAATAACCCTTTATTGTTTTTAAAAAAATATTATAAAAATTTTGATAAACAGATATACAAAGATAAAGCAAAAGAGTTGGGAATTAGCCTAATTGATGGCTTCATTGGAAATGTTGCTTATGATATAGCAAAAGAGTTTGAAAAAAAGTTAAAACCATCTATGAACTCTTTAAAAGATGAGTTAAATATTCCTGATTTTGATTTAATTAGACCAAAAATCATTTTAGCTTTTTCTCATAAAACTTCTAAACTTACAATTTTAACTTCTATGAAGTCCTTAAAAGATGAGATAGAAAATATTGAGAATGAGCTTTTAAAACCATATATTTATACTCCTTTAAAAAAAGCAGAAATCATAGATGAAGGAAAATTCCAATTCTCAAAAGATGAGTTTTTTTCTATGATAGAAAAAGCTAAAGAAAAGATATTATGTGGAGATGTTTTTCAACTTTTAATGTCAAATAGATTTACTCAAAAAGCTATTGTAGATCATCTTAGTTTTTATAGAGCATTAAGAAGTAAAAATCCTAGCCCTTATCTTTATTTACTAGAGTTTGAAGATTTTTCTATTGCTGGAAGTAGTCCTGAAGTAATGGTAAGACTTGTCGATGGTCATCTTCTTTTAAGACCAATTGCAGGAACAAGAAAAAGAGGCTCTACTTTAGAAAAAGACTTAGAGATGGAAAATGAGCTAATCAATGATAAAAAAGAGAGAGCCGAACACCTTATGCTTGTAGATTTAGGAAGAAATGATATTGGAAGAGTTGCACGGGCTGGGACTGTAAAAGTAAGTGATCTTATGCGAATAGAAAGATATTCCCATGTGATGCATATTGTAAGTGATGTAGAAGCTATATTAGATGATAAATATGATATGTTTGATCTTTTTATGGCTGTATTTACAGCTGGAACAATGACAGGAGCTCCAAAAATAAGAGCTATGGAATTAATTGCAGAGTTTGAAGGAGTAAAAAGAAACTTCTACTCTGGAAGTGTTGCATATTTTGGTTTCGATGGAAATATGGATAGTGCAATTACTATTAGAACTTCATTTATAACAAAAGATAAAATTATTTTCCAAGCAGGAGCTGGAATTGTTGCTGATTCAAATAATGAAGATGAGTACTTAGAAGTTCAAAATAAACTTGCAGCAAATATTGCAACATTAAAAGATTTATCTTAA
- the lysS gene encoding lysine--tRNA ligase, whose protein sequence is MFENRFIQQRIEKAEALKGLGINPYSNDSKRELSIQDYLNKNEDVFNLETKRDESRSFTIAGRIKLFRLMGKASFLKIEDESGMLQVYVARDNLEENFYNDIFKKYVEVGDIIEVKGYPFITGHGELSLLVQELKILTKAISPLPEKYHGIQDKELRYRQRYLDLIMNSDVKSTFQTRSKIISLTRRFFEDKGFLEVETPMMHPIAGGANAKPFVTHFNALGVDRFLRIAPELYLKRLIVGGFEAVFEINRNFRNEGMDATHNPEFTSIEFYWAYKTYKDLIALTKEYFAYLFKNLNLSTKLPYGDLEIDFSDFKEIPLIESLIKIGGVPADIVEDKEKILQFLKDNKLEAKKEMNLGQLQGELFDEFVEAKLINPTFITEYPVDISPLARRSDEKPHLTDRFELFIAGKEIANAFSELNDPIDQLGRFEGQMAAKDNGDDEAHEMDEDFVNALSYGMAPTAGQGIGIDRLVMMLTNQHSIRDVLLFPAMKPIKQEIDLHEDIEEEK, encoded by the coding sequence TTGTTTGAAAATAGATTTATACAACAAAGAATAGAAAAAGCAGAAGCACTAAAAGGTTTAGGAATTAACCCTTACTCAAATGATAGTAAAAGAGAGTTAAGTATTCAAGATTATTTAAATAAAAATGAAGATGTTTTTAATCTTGAAACAAAAAGAGATGAAAGCAGATCTTTTACAATTGCAGGAAGAATTAAACTATTCAGACTTATGGGAAAAGCTAGTTTCCTAAAAATAGAAGATGAAAGTGGAATGCTTCAAGTTTATGTAGCTAGAGATAATTTAGAAGAGAATTTTTATAATGATATTTTCAAAAAATATGTAGAAGTTGGTGATATTATTGAAGTAAAAGGTTACCCTTTTATTACAGGACATGGGGAGTTATCTCTACTTGTTCAAGAATTAAAGATTCTTACAAAAGCGATATCTCCACTTCCTGAAAAATATCATGGAATTCAAGATAAAGAGTTAAGATATAGACAAAGATATTTAGACCTAATTATGAATAGTGATGTTAAATCAACTTTTCAAACAAGAAGTAAAATTATCTCTCTTACAAGAAGATTTTTTGAAGATAAAGGTTTCTTAGAAGTAGAAACTCCTATGATGCATCCAATAGCTGGTGGAGCAAATGCAAAACCTTTTGTTACTCATTTTAATGCTTTAGGAGTTGATAGATTTCTAAGAATTGCACCAGAATTATATTTAAAAAGATTAATTGTTGGTGGATTTGAAGCTGTTTTTGAAATAAATAGAAACTTTAGAAATGAAGGTATGGATGCAACTCATAATCCAGAATTCACATCAATAGAATTTTACTGGGCATATAAAACATATAAAGATTTAATTGCACTTACAAAAGAGTATTTTGCATATTTATTTAAAAATTTAAATCTTTCTACAAAACTTCCTTATGGAGATTTAGAGATTGATTTTAGTGATTTCAAAGAAATTCCTTTGATTGAATCTTTAATAAAAATTGGTGGAGTTCCAGCTGATATTGTTGAAGATAAAGAAAAAATATTACAATTTCTAAAAGATAACAAATTAGAAGCAAAAAAAGAGATGAATTTAGGTCAACTTCAAGGAGAACTTTTTGATGAGTTTGTTGAAGCAAAACTTATAAATCCAACATTTATTACAGAATATCCAGTTGATATCTCTCCTCTTGCTAGAAGAAGTGATGAAAAGCCACATCTTACAGATAGATTTGAACTATTTATTGCAGGAAAAGAGATTGCAAATGCATTTAGTGAGTTAAATGACCCAATTGATCAACTAGGAAGATTTGAAGGTCAAATGGCTGCAAAAGACAATGGAGATGATGAAGCTCATGAAATGGATGAAGATTTTGTAAATGCTTTATCTTATGGTATGGCTCCAACAGCTGGACAAGGAATTGGTATAGATAGACTTGTAATGATGCTTACAAACCAGCACTCAATAAGAGATGTTTTACTATTCCCAGCTATGAAACCAATCAAGCAAGAGATTGATTTACACGAAGATATTGAAGAAGAAAAATAG
- a CDS encoding CvpA family protein, producing MQDLAMFDVIIILITLFLGLKGFFKGFIKEFFALLGIIGAIFVASRISFDVGQIVAPILAIENSSTIKLIGFIISVITVWFVVYVAGIIVSKIFSLSGLGIVDRIFGLIFGAAKIFLIFSVIASALYSIESFKKSIDENFKNSIVMPHLLSVGEFIMKIDTSAISEKFDAPTKEILDQTSKSIDSITGAVNDGAKEITESAKEKIYEEIEKEVSRQAQQLEDEINVQKNRLDDIYIDDNKEGKKE from the coding sequence ATGCAAGATCTTGCAATGTTTGATGTGATAATAATCCTTATCACTCTTTTCCTAGGTTTAAAAGGTTTCTTTAAAGGTTTTATAAAAGAGTTTTTTGCTCTTTTAGGAATAATTGGAGCAATCTTTGTTGCATCAAGGATATCTTTTGATGTAGGACAAATAGTGGCACCTATTTTAGCTATTGAAAATAGTTCTACTATTAAACTTATAGGTTTTATAATATCTGTTATTACTGTTTGGTTTGTAGTTTATGTAGCTGGAATTATTGTAAGCAAGATATTTAGTTTAAGTGGTCTTGGAATTGTTGATAGAATATTTGGTCTTATTTTTGGAGCAGCTAAAATTTTTCTAATTTTCTCAGTTATAGCTTCTGCTTTATACTCAATTGAATCATTTAAAAAATCAATTGATGAAAATTTTAAGAATTCTATTGTAATGCCTCATTTACTTAGCGTAGGTGAGTTTATTATGAAAATAGATACAAGTGCTATTAGTGAAAAATTTGATGCTCCTACAAAAGAGATTTTAGATCAAACTTCAAAGTCTATTGATTCAATAACTGGTGCTGTTAATGATGGTGCAAAAGAGATTACAGAATCTGCAAAAGAGAAAATCTATGAAGAGATAGAAAAAGAAGTTTCAAGACAAGCTCAACAACTAGAAGATGAAATTAATGTTCAAAAAAATAGATTAGATGATATTTATATTGATGATAATAAAGAGGGAAAAAAGGAATAA
- a CDS encoding SPOR domain-containing protein: MQINGDDFLKKVQLKQEGEELQRKLNELNQAESNMQNLNLSNNLNSAYNSNSNSSYEEIQRLQNNIKIDSEDEFDSLILEKRSNRSSNKKKYILLGAVLLVLFFLTIMLFGLLSNNNKKADPFTDSTNEVIEKNDSSNIEEDYKRILDETNRKSATETLEKSNTTNSLDDIIQVEENVNVMEQEPEITISDELINNTIKKVEEKKAPVPAPKVIETKPTKVEAKTSIKDLVEGKNNQGTQATTPKATNSTAKAYYVQIGAFSKQPNSAYLQKIKQNGFEYKVLNEKNLNKVLIGPFKDRAEANTKVPSIKEKLNINGNPFIVYN, from the coding sequence ATGCAAATAAATGGTGATGATTTTTTAAAAAAAGTACAACTTAAACAAGAAGGTGAGGAGTTACAAAGAAAATTAAATGAGCTAAATCAAGCTGAATCAAACATGCAAAATTTAAACCTATCAAACAATCTAAATAGTGCTTATAATAGTAATTCAAATAGTAGTTATGAAGAGATTCAAAGACTTCAAAATAATATTAAAATAGATAGTGAAGATGAGTTTGATAGTCTAATCCTAGAAAAAAGATCAAACAGAAGCAGTAATAAGAAAAAATATATTCTTCTTGGAGCTGTTTTATTAGTTCTATTTTTTCTTACAATTATGCTTTTTGGTCTTCTTTCAAATAACAATAAAAAAGCAGATCCTTTTACTGACTCTACAAATGAAGTAATTGAGAAAAATGATTCAAGTAATATTGAAGAAGATTATAAAAGAATTTTAGATGAAACAAATAGAAAAAGTGCAACTGAAACTTTAGAAAAATCTAATACTACAAATAGTTTAGATGATATTATTCAAGTAGAAGAAAATGTTAATGTAATGGAACAAGAGCCTGAAATTACAATTTCTGATGAACTTATAAATAATACAATAAAAAAAGTTGAAGAGAAAAAAGCACCTGTTCCTGCTCCAAAAGTTATTGAAACTAAACCTACTAAAGTAGAAGCAAAAACTTCTATAAAAGATTTAGTTGAAGGTAAGAACAATCAAGGAACTCAAGCAACAACACCAAAAGCTACAAATTCTACTGCAAAAGCTTACTATGTTCAAATTGGTGCTTTCTCAAAACAACCAAATAGTGCCTACTTACAAAAGATAAAACAAAATGGCTTTGAATACAAAGTTTTAAATGAAAAGAATTTAAATAAAGTCCTAATTGGTCCATTTAAAGATAGAGCGGAAGCAAATACAAAAGTGCCGTCTATAAAAGAGAAACTAAATATAAATGGTAATCCATTTATAGTTTATAATTAA